One segment of Candidatus Woesearchaeota archaeon DNA contains the following:
- a CDS encoding deoxyhypusine synthase family protein, giving the protein MEFVKDFKWTPGMTVKELVELYRQVGFQSIELKKSADVIVKMKKNSAKIFLTFTSNMVTSGLRGLFAQLIKLKMADVIVTTVGGIEEDIMKSFGEKFVIGSFNSDDVELHEQGINRVGNLHIKTESYTNFEDRILPMLDKLYQKKKRWAVSELFREIGLMLDDENSILYQAAKNNVSIFCPAITDGAFGFHLYLFQQKHKDFIVDVVKDFGNILLSTSFDEKKGVIALGGSISKHHAILCTLLNGGAEYAVYMTTAHKTSGSMSGATTDEAKSWGKVKDDSDVSTVIGDVSITFPLAIISALEQLKEEGLIKNE; this is encoded by the coding sequence ATGGAATTTGTAAAAGACTTCAAATGGACTCCGGGAATGACTGTAAAAGAATTAGTTGAATTATACAGGCAAGTCGGATTTCAAAGTATTGAACTTAAAAAAAGTGCAGATGTAATAGTTAAAATGAAAAAAAATTCTGCAAAAATATTTTTGACATTTACATCAAACATGGTAACTTCTGGATTGAGAGGATTATTCGCTCAATTAATTAAATTAAAAATGGCAGATGTGATAGTTACAACTGTTGGAGGGATTGAAGAAGATATTATGAAATCATTTGGAGAAAAATTTGTTATTGGAAGTTTTAATAGTGATGATGTGGAGTTACATGAACAAGGAATAAACCGAGTTGGAAATTTACATATTAAAACTGAAAGTTATACTAATTTTGAAGATAGAATTTTACCAATGTTGGACAAATTGTACCAAAAGAAAAAAAGATGGGCGGTATCTGAATTATTTAGGGAAATTGGTTTAATGCTTGACGATGAAAACTCTATTTTATATCAAGCTGCAAAAAATAATGTTTCTATTTTTTGTCCTGCAATAACTGATGGGGCATTTGGATTTCATTTATATTTATTTCAACAAAAACATAAAGATTTTATTGTGGATGTTGTTAAAGATTTTGGGAATATTTTATTATCTACAAGTTTTGATGAGAAAAAAGGAGTTATTGCTTTAGGTGGATCAATTAGCAAACATCACGCAATACTTTGTACATTATTAAATGGAGGAGCAGAATATGCGGTTTATATGACTACTGCACATAAAACTTCAGGAAGTATGAGTGGAGCCACAACTGATGAAGCAAAATCTTGGGGTAAAGTAAAAGATGATAGTGATGTCTCGACTGTGATTGGGGATGTATCGATAACTTTTCCATTGGCAATTATTAGTGCACTTGAACAATTAAAAGAAGAAGGTTTGATAAAAAATGAGTGA
- a CDS encoding CDC48 family AAA ATPase, producing MEKPRMPEINLKVGEAIQDDVNKGIVRIDSTVMHEIGVRPGDIVEIEGGRKTAAIVDRAYPGDIGLRIIRMDGLIRRNSKTGLGEVIQVRKADVKPAKKVIIAPARKGIMIRAPPELFKQGLVGRATLKGDIVSLGGTTRRKRTMTNSPFEEVFNMLDENMMGFGLADVKFIVADTDPVGAVLISSTTEVMFNPEAVELKEIEKAPEVNYEDIGGLKEEVKKIREMVELPLKHPEIFERLGIEAPKGVLLHGPPGTGKTLLAKAVAAETQSNFFLINGPEIMSKFYGQSEENLRKKFEEAQKNAPSIIFIDEIDAIAPKREETKGEVERRVVAQLLASMDGLQSRGKVVVIAATNIPNAIDPALRRPGRFDREVDIGVPDKDGRLEILKIHTRNMPLAENVQLEKVSEITHGFVGADLSSLAKESAMIVLRKILPDLQLEKESAIPSEMLEKLRIHQEDFFEALKVVHPSAMREVLIESPNIKWDDIGGLDSVKQELKEAVEWPLKTPEVFTRLGVRPPRGILLFGPPGTGKTLLAKAVATESQANFILINGPELLSKWVGESERGIRKIFEKARQTSPSIIFFDEIDSIAPRRNASSDSRVTERVVNQMLTEIDGLKSMHNVVVIAATNRPDIMDTALLRPGRFDRIILADVPDKTARTAIFKVHTEKMPLGKQVKIEKLADATDGYVGADIEAICRESAIIALRKDINAKEVTKKDFDEAMNKFPPSVTAEIKDAYKKLEGHFREARAKQMKEESPTYFG from the coding sequence ATGGAGAAACCTAGAATGCCAGAAATTAATCTAAAAGTAGGTGAAGCTATCCAAGATGATGTTAATAAAGGGATAGTTAGAATTGATTCTACAGTTATGCACGAGATTGGTGTTCGACCAGGAGATATCGTCGAGATTGAAGGTGGACGAAAAACCGCAGCAATTGTTGATCGCGCATATCCCGGAGACATCGGCTTAAGAATTATTCGAATGGATGGTCTTATCAGAAGAAATTCTAAAACCGGACTTGGCGAAGTTATTCAAGTAAGAAAAGCTGACGTTAAACCTGCAAAAAAAGTAATTATTGCTCCAGCACGAAAAGGAATTATGATTCGTGCACCTCCAGAACTTTTCAAACAAGGCTTAGTTGGCAGAGCAACACTTAAAGGAGATATTGTTTCTTTAGGCGGAACTACTCGTCGTAAAAGAACAATGACTAATAGTCCTTTCGAAGAAGTGTTCAATATGTTAGATGAAAATATGATGGGTTTTGGTCTAGCAGATGTCAAATTTATTGTAGCAGATACTGATCCAGTAGGTGCTGTTCTTATTTCTTCAACAACAGAGGTCATGTTTAATCCAGAAGCAGTTGAACTTAAAGAAATTGAAAAAGCTCCAGAAGTTAATTACGAAGATATTGGTGGTCTTAAAGAAGAAGTTAAAAAAATTCGTGAAATGGTTGAACTTCCTCTAAAACATCCTGAAATTTTTGAAAGATTAGGTATTGAAGCACCAAAAGGAGTTCTTCTTCATGGTCCTCCAGGAACAGGTAAAACTCTACTTGCAAAAGCAGTAGCAGCAGAAACTCAATCTAATTTCTTTTTAATTAATGGTCCGGAAATCATGTCTAAATTTTATGGACAATCAGAAGAAAACTTAAGAAAGAAATTTGAAGAAGCTCAAAAAAATGCTCCTTCAATTATTTTTATTGATGAAATAGATGCAATAGCACCAAAAAGAGAAGAAACTAAAGGCGAAGTTGAACGTCGTGTTGTAGCTCAACTTCTTGCATCAATGGATGGACTACAAAGTAGAGGTAAAGTTGTGGTAATTGCAGCAACAAATATTCCAAATGCTATTGATCCTGCACTTCGTAGACCAGGAAGATTTGATCGCGAAGTTGATATAGGCGTCCCCGACAAAGACGGACGACTAGAAATTTTAAAAATTCATACAAGAAACATGCCTCTTGCAGAAAATGTTCAATTAGAAAAAGTATCAGAAATAACTCACGGTTTTGTTGGTGCTGATTTATCTTCACTCGCAAAAGAATCTGCAATGATTGTTTTAAGAAAAATATTGCCAGATCTTCAATTAGAAAAAGAATCCGCAATCCCCTCTGAAATGTTAGAAAAATTAAGAATTCATCAAGAAGATTTCTTTGAAGCATTAAAAGTTGTTCATCCAAGTGCGATGAGAGAAGTTTTAATTGAAAGTCCAAATATTAAATGGGACGATATTGGGGGCCTAGATAGCGTTAAACAAGAATTAAAAGAGGCAGTGGAATGGCCTCTAAAAACTCCCGAAGTTTTTACAAGACTCGGAGTTAGACCTCCTCGAGGAATTTTACTTTTTGGACCTCCTGGAACGGGTAAAACCCTTCTTGCAAAAGCAGTAGCTACTGAGTCTCAAGCTAATTTTATTTTAATTAATGGTCCAGAACTTCTTAGTAAATGGGTTGGAGAGTCTGAACGAGGTATTCGAAAGATTTTTGAAAAAGCTCGTCAAACAAGTCCTTCAATTATTTTCTTTGATGAAATTGATTCTATTGCGCCTAGAAGAAACGCTAGTTCCGATTCTAGAGTGACTGAAAGAGTTGTAAATCAAATGTTAACTGAAATTGATGGTTTAAAATCAATGCATAATGTAGTAGTTATTGCAGCAACAAATCGACCAGACATAATGGACACTGCACTTCTTCGTCCAGGAAGATTTGACCGAATAATTTTAGCCGATGTTCCAGATAAAACCGCAAGAACTGCAATTTTTAAAGTACATACTGAAAAAATGCCTCTTGGAAAGCAAGTTAAGATTGAAAAACTTGCAGACGCAACAGATGGTTATGTGGGCGCAGATATTGAAGCAATATGTAGAGAATCAGCAATTATTGCTTTGCGAAAAGACATCAATGCAAAAGAAGTCACTAAAAAAGATTTTGATGAAGCTATGAATAAATTCCCTCCTTCAGTAACTGCAGAAATTAAAGATGCATATAAAAAACTTGAAGGTCATTTTAGAGAAGCTCGCGCAAAACAAATGAAAGAAGAATCTCCGACTTATTTTGGTTAA